One Triticum dicoccoides isolate Atlit2015 ecotype Zavitan chromosome 4B, WEW_v2.0, whole genome shotgun sequence genomic window carries:
- the LOC119291448 gene encoding expansin-A31-like, with translation MAAGMRFLQLFAAVLAFSFVPAKSDYWHQAYATFYGGADGAETMGGACGYDNLYAAGYGLNNAALSTVLFNNGLSCGQCYLITCDTSKSNMCKPGTSITVSATNLCPPNWALANDNGGWCNPPREHFDMSQPAWENLAIYRAGIVPVLYQRVACQRQGGLRFTISGFNYFELVLVTNIAMSGSIKSMSVKGTNTAWIPMSQNWGANWQCLAGLKGQALSFAITSSGGQYKVFQDVVPAWWLFGQTFSTWQQFDY, from the exons ATGGCAGCTGGGATGCGCTTTCTGcagctgttcgccgccgttctcgcgtTCAGCTTCGTGCCGGCCAAGTCCGACTACTGGCATCAAGCCTACGCCACGTTCTACGGCGGCGCCGACGGTGCGGAAACAATGG GTGGCGCATGTGGGTACGATAACCTGTACGCTGCGGGCTACGGGCTCAACAACGCGGCGCTGAGCACGGTCCTGTTCAACAACGGCTTGTCGTGCGGGCAGTGCTACCTCATCACCTGCGACACCAGCAAGTCGAATATGTGCAAGCCCGGCACGTCCATCACTGTGTCCGCCACCAACTTATGCCCTCCCAACTGGGCTCTCGCCAACGACAACGGTGGGTGGTGCAACCCTCCCCGCGAACACTTCGACATGTCCCAGCCCGCCTGGGAGAACCTCGCCATCTACCGTGCCGGCATTGTCCCCGTCCTCTACCAGCGAGTCGCGTGCCAGAGGCAGGGTGGCCTGCGGTTCACCATCAGCGGCTTCAACTACTTCGAGCTGGTGCTGGTGACCAACATCGCCATGAGCGGGTCGATCAAGAGCATGTCGGTGAAGGGGACCAACACGGCGTGGATTCCGATGTCCCAGAACTGGGGCGCTAACTGGCAGTGCCTAGCGGGGCTGAAAGGGCAGGCGCTCAGCTTCGCCATTACCTCCTCCGGCGGCCAGTACAAGGTCTTCCAGGACGTTGTGCCGGCCTGGTGGCTGTTCGGACAGACCTTCTCCACCTGGCAACAGTTCGACTACTAG